A DNA window from Halichondria panicea chromosome 16, odHalPani1.1, whole genome shotgun sequence contains the following coding sequences:
- the LOC135350657 gene encoding uncharacterized protein LOC135350657 produces MESSEVETSQRARRKHHSSKDELNEDKAEVPRSKRYRKDKPWDSEDIDHWKIEEFKSGDMSQPLMEESSFATLFPKYRERYLQKAWPHVTKALKEQGVSCRLDLIEGSMTVSTTRKTWDPYIIVKARDLIKLLARSVPFEQATRVLQDDVACDIIKIKSLVRNKERFVRRRQRLIGPNGATLKAIELLTQCYILVQGNTVSALGSFKGLKQVRKIVEDTMKNVHPVYNIKTLMIKRELMKDPALAKESWDRFLPKFPKSTVPRRKIKINEKKNYTPFPPPQPESKLDKELASGEYFMKEKERLALKKEKKKAKQTTVSEQKKAERQSVFQPPPVSVDKGHSQQDESEGGVEKVDVSAMKKKFSKALKKVGERSKKSKSSSIT; encoded by the exons ATGGAGTCATCAGAAGTGGAGACTAGCCAGAGAGCACGTCGTAAACACCACTCTTCTAAGGATGAATTAAATGAAG ATAAAGCTGAGGTGCCCCGATCCAAGAGATATAGAAAGGACAAAC CATGGGACAGTGAGGACATTGACCACTGGAAGATAGAGGAGTTCAAGTCTGGAGACATGTCACAACCCCTAATGGAGGAGAGCTCCTTTGCCACCCTCTTCCCCAAGTACAGAGAGCGTTACCTGCAGAAGGCTTGGCCTCACGTCACTAAGGCACTCAAGGAGCAA GGTGTGTCCTGTCGTCTTGACCTGATAGAGGGTAGTATGACTGTGTCCACCACTCGCAAAACCTGGGACCCTTACATCATCGTTAAGGCTAGAGACCTCATCAAACTACTGGCAAGGAGTGTTCCTTTTGAGCAG GCCACTCGTGTTCTCCAAGACGATGTAGCCTGTGACATCATCAAGATAAAATCGCTGGTGCGGAACAAGGAGAGATTTGTACGTCGACGACAACGTCTGATTGGTCCAAACGGTGCCACCCTGAAGGCGATTGAGCTGCTCACCCAATGCTACATCCTGGTGCAGGGTAACACAGTGTCTGCTCTTGGCTCTTTCAAAGGCCTCAAACAAGTGAGGAAGATTGTGGAGGACACTATGAAGAACGTGCACCCTGTTTACAACATCAAG acactGATGATCAAACGAGAGCTGATGAAAGACCCTGCCCTCGCTAAAGAGTCCTGGGATCGGTTCCTACCAAAGTTCCCCAAATCCACTGTCCCCAGACGCAAAATCAAGATTAATGAAAAGAAAAATTATACTCCATTCCCCCCTCCCCAGCCGGAGAgcaag CTGGACAAAGAGCTGGCGTCTGGAGAGTATTTTATGAAGGAGAAGGAGAGATTGGCTTTAAAGAAGGAGAAAAAGAAG gccaAGCAAACAACTGTGTCTGAGCAGAAGAAAGCTGAGAGACAGAGTGTGTTCCAACCTCCTCCTGTCTCGGTAGACAAGGGGCATAGCCAGCAAGACGAGTCTGAGGGTGGAGTGGAAAAAGTGGATGTGTCAGCTATGAAGAAGAAATTCTCTAAAGCTCTGAAGAAA GTTGGTGAAAGATCAAAGAAGAGTAAGAGTTCTTCTATTACATGA
- the LOC135349787 gene encoding uncharacterized protein LOC135349787 — MEESSFATLFPKYREHYLQKAWPHVTKGVSCRLDLIEGSMTVSTTRKTWDPYVIVKARDLIKLLARSVPFEQGNTVSALGSFKGLRQVRKIVEDTMKNMHPVYNIKVKQATVSEQRKAERQSVFQPPPVSVDNRVCSNLLLSR; from the exons ATGGAAGAGAGCTCCTTTGCCACCCTCTTCCCCAAGTACAGAGAGCATTACCTGCAGAAGGCGTGGCCTCACGTCACTAAG GGTGTATCCTGTCGTCTTGACCTGATAGAGGGTAGTATGACTGTGTCCACCACTCGCAAGACCTGGGACCCTTACGTCATCGTCAAAGCTAGAGACCTCATCAAGCTACTGGCAAGGAGTGTCCCTTTTGAGCAG GGTAACACAGTGTCTGCTCTGGGCTCTTTCAAAGGCCTCAGACAAGTGAGGAAGATTGTGGAGGACACTATGAAGAACATGCACCCTGTTTACAACATCAAG gtcaAACAAGCAACTGTGTCTGAGCAGAGGAAAGCTGAGAGGCAGAGTGTGTTCCAACCTCCTCCTGTCTCGGTAGACAACAGAGTGTGTTCCAACCTCCTCCTGTCTCGGTAG